A genomic region of Ignavibacteria bacterium contains the following coding sequences:
- a CDS encoding NrdH-redoxin — protein sequence MNQPKVIIFTTPTCSFCNATKRYFREKNIRFTEVDVSRDQKAAMDMYRRTGQMGVPVILINNRPIVGFDVNKINQMLNIK from the coding sequence ATGAATCAACCAAAAGTTATTATCTTTACAACACCGACTTGCAGTTTTTGTAATGCTACAAAGCGATACTTTAGAGAAAAAAATATCCGATTTACAGAAGTGGATGTTTCTAGAGACCAGAAAGCTGCGATGGATATGTATAGAAGAACTGGTCAGATGGGTGTACCAGTAATTTTAATTAACAACAGGCCAATTGTAGGTTTTGATGTAAATAAAATTAATCAAATGCTAAACATAAAATAA
- a CDS encoding co-chaperone GroES, with amino-acid sequence MTIKPLDDRVLVEIIEEEETKTASGLYIPDTAKEKPRMGKVLAVGTDEDLREKVKVGDMIYFAKYGGEEIELDGKTLKIIPRSDILAIVEK; translated from the coding sequence ATGACCATAAAACCATTAGATGATCGTGTACTTGTTGAGATAATCGAAGAAGAAGAAACTAAAACCGCCTCAGGATTATATATTCCTGACACTGCCAAAGAAAAACCAAGAATGGGAAAAGTATTAGCTGTTGGAACCGATGAAGATTTAAGAGAAAAAGTCAAAGTTGGTGATATGATTTACTTTGCGAAATATGGTGGTGAAGAGATTGAATTGGATGGAAAGACTCTTAAAATTATTCCTCGCTCTGATATTCTTGCAATAGTCGAAAAATAA
- a CDS encoding mechanosensitive ion channel — MKVIVFLLLNFVFQVVQMDTTYRDFPIDTSTTIVTPAKVETVKIVIKEKEYTPLINEQNKSEKFIDDLISQIIPVGWKILLILLVVFLMGFLNYRLNHFYNKYNLSSKFKNADLIKVISHILIWTFTVVFILFVILKTSGILVLLFLIFVFIVLIISIGELAKNVVGGIMILIDKPFEYGDWIKISNYSGKVHSKNLRTTDIITEDDSLIKIPNQLFISSAFENLNVISKNKQVTFIIEIPPRAEISKIKTALNEIVSLSIFNSINKPVEVIYKGRNDKGNLEFQVRAYVFDAKFESEFKSDVQEKVAEIFGVN, encoded by the coding sequence ATGAAAGTGATTGTGTTTTTATTGCTTAATTTTGTTTTTCAAGTTGTCCAGATGGACACAACATATCGAGACTTCCCAATCGATACGAGCACAACAATCGTTACTCCAGCCAAAGTAGAAACAGTAAAAATTGTAATAAAGGAGAAAGAATATACTCCTCTTATAAATGAACAGAATAAGTCAGAAAAATTTATAGATGATTTAATCTCACAAATAATTCCTGTTGGCTGGAAGATATTATTAATTTTACTAGTTGTTTTTTTGATGGGATTTTTAAACTACCGATTGAATCACTTCTACAATAAATATAATCTCTCCTCAAAATTCAAGAATGCGGATTTAATAAAGGTAATCTCGCACATTTTAATATGGACTTTTACTGTTGTCTTTATTTTGTTTGTGATTTTGAAAACATCGGGAATTTTAGTTTTACTCTTTTTGATTTTTGTTTTCATTGTTTTGATTATATCAATCGGTGAGCTTGCGAAAAATGTTGTTGGTGGAATTATGATTTTGATTGATAAACCATTTGAGTACGGTGATTGGATAAAGATCAGCAATTATTCAGGTAAAGTACATTCAAAAAATTTACGAACGACTGATATAATAACTGAAGATGATTCGTTGATAAAGATTCCAAATCAACTTTTTATTTCATCGGCTTTTGAAAATTTAAATGTTATTTCTAAGAATAAACAGGTGACATTTATTATTGAGATACCGCCCAGGGCTGAAATATCAAAAATCAAAACTGCATTAAATGAAATTGTATCGCTTTCAATTTTTAATTCAATCAATAAACCAGTTGAGGTAATTTATAAAGGCAGGAATGATAAAGGTAACCTTGAATTTCAAGTAAGAGCCTATGTCTTTGATGCAAAGTTTGAAAGTGAATTCAAATCCGATGTTCAAGAGAAAGTTGCGGAGATTTTTGGTGTTAATTGA
- a CDS encoding AAA family ATPase: MISFIRKLGIIISLIFLVNIFEVLQVDTGQIFHADTLISLGFILIAAYSFGELTYYLGLPRISGYLIAGIIFGPYSSVIFGTDLLSIFTDTSVNDLRLLNGLAVGLIAISAGGEIVLKEFLAEKKIISLIVLFKLILLPAVLTGIILFTAPYIPIFNNVPYNVILITALFTGVLMLATSPAATIAVMNETGDRSKLSQLVLSIAVVKDIILVILISLLIAFSKSILGGAGFNSSVLLDGLKEIVLSIVAGSTAAYLIILYLKYIKEELLIFILASILIISEVSKLLHLDVLLVFITIGIVVKNFSKYSDDLIEPIKKLSLPVYVIFFTIAGAGLNLNALVLTFQLTILIFVVRLILLYSSTKIAAKLASEVPLLQNNLWLGFVSQSAMALGFMIYFTSNINQVQELITPIIVSIVGLNLLIGPALFKIAIKRFNRVSKTAEKKEEKKIIEKIRKDIVPQKKFDVPQFEDPELNNLIISLREKLINYLKEFENNLINKRSEDALEFYYQVVEKYIEEYQKLKNLFTKGKITGKEIKEEVLNIQQEISSWFAELSVKRKSVEQQILNAEYLLQKLFDDLKEYSETVPEFIVVEQELDKYETESDDSYLIKFVKSYKRLLRKIKKFLGLKFVLKRKIPYVILVKYFFEYQIALEMEKAAFLMGMERLNILRKVKRIYDDVTNNLEELLNLITEYKDIDAVSLLAIDKLNEIHDRLKQEISSIGEEIESSNQNISTRLNYAFANPFNQFLKAILKAGTIELNIRKFHFSKIYSESLKAKETTLETIRFWVNYFLGFLGVCERDARIFEITGRINSIVNDTMVHHSDTINKVLKELINEINTILKSFEKELENKSLLSFEKISIIKNLISKYRDEVILTLNEKGIARLNYLKKTYSLINTINSLKERFNSLIKEYETEIKVLDDRDFEIKETRTRYIELKTLHFTDVIKSYFENEILQEIIKLNEIVNDHLSSSILELKNIENVIYYHFNIAIEEINTLEKEIDRDQIGESFQKVFDDTLKTTTKLVREKIKVWERQIEKFEREIELALTEKIYKQITAIKEAFTKELTIELEKRIKKSKYEELLDTVVVSFKENLKKLRKQWVILKRRYNQILKPLLREVKDILEIDLEGKSVIIYSYEQTIYDKNVYNSLPFVYKKLFDYTSSEIVEILVGREKEKSILHKAYERTLNGLPGSTAIIGESGTGKSSLISSFLMKTQIDTQIHRYTFEKTIKSEKELLNILSKMLGLDYIATYEELISELNINPKYKVIILEDIHKIFLRKYGYLEAMKKLLLIISETNHKIFWVVSISYHAWELLNRILNISNFFPFQIKTEVLTKDQIKEAILKRHRTSGYDLEFLADEHLKSYKYLKLSLSNKDRQSNLEEEYFDRLYDACEGNITSAMFYWMKSIKEFKNNKIYIAPFKKLDFRFLQTFEIEKLLTLSNLIQHGSLTIAEHQEIFSCDLEKSKTILNFLNAANLVHFELNELGEKVFYINPALYKPIEIELRKLHIFE; the protein is encoded by the coding sequence ATGATTTCATTTATCCGAAAACTTGGAATTATTATAAGCCTAATATTTTTAGTAAACATTTTCGAAGTCCTTCAAGTTGACACTGGCCAGATATTTCATGCCGATACTTTAATTTCGCTAGGATTTATCCTGATCGCTGCTTATTCGTTTGGTGAATTAACTTATTATCTTGGACTTCCAAGAATCAGTGGTTATTTAATCGCTGGAATTATTTTCGGACCTTATTCATCTGTAATATTTGGAACTGATCTATTAAGTATTTTTACTGATACATCAGTAAATGATTTAAGATTATTAAATGGTTTAGCAGTAGGATTAATTGCTATTTCTGCCGGCGGTGAAATTGTATTAAAAGAATTTCTGGCTGAAAAGAAAATTATTTCTCTAATAGTTTTGTTCAAACTGATTTTATTACCAGCAGTTTTAACAGGTATAATTTTATTTACCGCTCCTTATATTCCTATTTTTAATAATGTACCTTATAATGTGATATTGATCACCGCTCTTTTTACTGGTGTTTTGATGCTTGCAACTTCTCCAGCTGCAACTATCGCTGTGATGAACGAAACAGGTGATAGAAGTAAATTATCTCAACTTGTTTTAAGCATCGCAGTTGTTAAGGATATTATTCTGGTTATTCTGATTAGCTTACTAATAGCCTTTTCTAAAAGTATTTTAGGTGGTGCAGGATTTAATTCAAGTGTGCTTTTAGATGGATTAAAGGAAATAGTTTTATCCATTGTTGCAGGTTCAACTGCTGCTTATTTGATAATTCTGTACTTAAAATATATCAAAGAAGAATTGCTAATTTTTATTCTCGCATCTATTTTAATCATTTCTGAAGTAAGTAAACTTTTACATCTCGATGTTCTGCTTGTATTCATCACCATTGGTATTGTTGTAAAAAATTTTTCGAAATATTCTGATGATTTAATAGAGCCAATAAAAAAACTTTCTCTGCCTGTTTATGTAATCTTCTTTACGATTGCCGGTGCTGGTTTAAATTTGAATGCTCTTGTTTTAACTTTTCAACTTACCATTTTAATCTTTGTTGTAAGATTAATTCTTCTCTATTCTTCCACTAAAATCGCAGCAAAACTTGCAAGTGAAGTACCTCTTTTACAGAATAATTTATGGCTCGGATTTGTTTCTCAGTCTGCAATGGCTCTGGGTTTTATGATTTACTTCACATCAAATATCAATCAGGTGCAAGAATTAATTACACCGATAATTGTTTCAATAGTTGGATTAAATCTATTGATTGGTCCAGCGTTATTTAAGATTGCTATAAAGCGTTTTAATCGAGTTTCTAAAACTGCGGAGAAGAAGGAAGAAAAGAAGATAATAGAAAAAATTCGAAAAGATATTGTCCCGCAAAAGAAATTTGATGTCCCACAATTCGAAGATCCTGAATTAAACAATCTGATAATTTCTCTAAGAGAAAAATTAATTAATTATTTGAAGGAATTTGAAAATAATCTTATCAACAAACGAAGCGAAGATGCTCTTGAATTTTATTATCAGGTTGTTGAGAAATACATCGAAGAATATCAAAAACTTAAAAATTTATTCACGAAAGGGAAGATTACAGGGAAAGAAATAAAAGAAGAAGTTTTAAATATTCAGCAGGAGATTTCTTCCTGGTTTGCCGAGCTCAGCGTCAAGCGTAAATCTGTTGAGCAACAAATACTAAATGCTGAATATCTGCTTCAAAAATTATTTGATGATCTGAAAGAATACTCCGAAACAGTGCCTGAATTTATTGTAGTTGAACAGGAGCTTGATAAGTATGAAACAGAATCAGATGACAGCTACTTAATCAAATTTGTAAAATCTTACAAAAGGTTATTAAGAAAGATTAAAAAATTCTTAGGCTTAAAGTTTGTATTAAAACGAAAGATACCATATGTAATTCTGGTAAAGTATTTCTTTGAGTATCAGATTGCACTTGAAATGGAAAAAGCTGCATTTTTAATGGGAATGGAAAGATTGAACATACTGAGAAAAGTTAAAAGAATTTACGACGATGTAACTAACAATCTCGAAGAGCTACTCAATCTTATTACTGAATACAAAGATATAGATGCTGTTTCGCTACTTGCTATCGATAAATTGAACGAAATTCACGATAGGCTTAAACAGGAAATCTCCTCAATTGGTGAGGAAATCGAAAGCTCAAATCAAAATATCAGTACAAGATTAAATTATGCATTTGCCAATCCTTTCAATCAATTCCTGAAAGCGATTCTCAAAGCTGGAACAATTGAACTAAATATTCGAAAGTTTCATTTCTCAAAAATTTATTCTGAATCGCTTAAAGCAAAAGAGACAACTCTTGAAACGATTAGATTCTGGGTCAACTATTTCTTAGGTTTTCTTGGAGTTTGTGAGCGGGATGCACGAATTTTCGAGATTACGGGAAGGATCAATTCTATTGTAAACGATACGATGGTTCATCATTCTGATACGATCAATAAAGTGCTAAAAGAATTAATTAATGAAATTAATACAATTCTCAAATCATTCGAAAAGGAGCTTGAGAATAAAAGTTTATTGAGTTTTGAAAAGATTTCAATTATCAAAAATTTGATCTCAAAGTATCGTGATGAGGTGATTTTAACTTTAAATGAGAAAGGCATTGCCCGATTAAACTATTTGAAAAAAACTTACAGCCTGATTAATACAATAAATTCTCTTAAAGAAAGATTCAATTCGCTCATAAAAGAGTATGAAACCGAAATTAAAGTTCTTGATGATCGAGATTTTGAGATTAAAGAAACCAGAACCAGATACATTGAACTTAAAACTCTTCATTTTACAGATGTAATTAAAAGTTATTTTGAAAATGAAATTCTCCAAGAGATTATCAAACTCAATGAGATCGTCAATGACCATTTGAGTAGTTCAATCTTAGAATTAAAAAATATTGAAAATGTGATTTATTATCATTTCAACATCGCAATTGAAGAGATAAATACATTAGAAAAAGAAATTGATCGAGACCAAATTGGTGAAAGCTTCCAGAAAGTATTTGATGATACTTTAAAGACAACTACTAAACTGGTTCGAGAGAAAATTAAAGTCTGGGAACGTCAAATTGAAAAATTCGAGAGAGAAATTGAACTTGCTCTAACAGAAAAAATCTACAAACAAATTACTGCAATAAAAGAAGCATTTACAAAAGAATTAACAATTGAACTTGAGAAGAGGATTAAGAAAAGTAAATACGAAGAATTACTGGACACTGTCGTTGTCTCTTTTAAAGAAAATCTAAAGAAACTCAGAAAGCAATGGGTAATTCTTAAAAGAAGATATAATCAAATTTTAAAACCGCTCCTGAGAGAAGTCAAGGATATTTTAGAAATTGATCTTGAAGGTAAAAGCGTTATAATTTACTCTTATGAGCAAACAATCTACGACAAGAATGTTTATAATTCCCTTCCTTTCGTTTACAAAAAACTCTTCGATTACACTTCTTCAGAAATAGTTGAGATACTCGTTGGAAGAGAAAAAGAGAAATCAATTCTTCATAAAGCTTATGAAAGAACTTTAAATGGCTTGCCTGGTTCAACTGCCATCATTGGTGAAAGTGGAACTGGTAAAAGTAGCTTGATTAGTTCATTTTTAATGAAAACTCAAATAGATACGCAAATACATCGTTACACTTTTGAAAAGACAATTAAATCGGAAAAAGAGTTATTAAATATTTTATCCAAAATGCTTGGGCTCGATTATATCGCAACTTACGAAGAATTGATAAGTGAGCTGAACATCAATCCAAAATACAAAGTGATAATTCTTGAAGACATTCATAAGATCTTCCTCCGTAAGTATGGTTATTTAGAAGCAATGAAGAAATTACTTTTAATTATTTCTGAAACTAATCATAAAATTTTCTGGGTTGTCTCAATTTCATATCATGCATGGGAATTGTTAAATCGAATTTTAAATATCAGTAACTTCTTCCCATTTCAGATTAAAACAGAAGTACTGACAAAAGATCAAATCAAAGAAGCAATTCTAAAACGACATCGAACCTCTGGATATGATCTTGAATTTTTAGCCGATGAACATTTGAAATCTTATAAGTATTTGAAATTAAGTCTTTCTAATAAAGACAGGCAATCAAATCTTGAAGAAGAATACTTTGATCGTTTATATGATGCCTGTGAAGGCAATATTACTTCGGCAATGTTCTATTGGATGAAATCAATTAAGGAATTCAAGAATAATAAAATTTACATCGCTCCGTTTAAGAAACTTGATTTTCGTTTCCTTCAAACCTTTGAAATTGAAAAATTGCTTACGCTTTCAAATTTAATTCAGCATGGTAGTCTAACTATTGCCGAACATCAAGAAATTTTCAGTTGTGATTTAGAGAAATCGAAAACGATCTTAAATTTCTTGAACGCTGCAAATCTTGTCCATTTTGAATTGAATGAGTTAGGCGAAAAAGTATTTTATATCAATCCAGCTCTCTATAAACCAATTGAAATAGAATTAAGAAAATTACACATCTTTGAATGA